The following coding sequences lie in one Deferrivibrio essentukiensis genomic window:
- a CDS encoding ATP-binding protein, protein MFGDEVVAAAIINRLIHHSHIFKINGKSYRIKSLQEVKEA, encoded by the coding sequence ATATTTGGAGATGAGGTAGTAGCAGCTGCTATAATAAATAGGCTTATTCACCATTCCCATATATTTAAGATAAATGGTAAAAGTTACAGAATAAAAAGTTTACAAGAAGTAAAAGAGGCTTAA